The Vitis vinifera cultivar Pinot Noir 40024 chromosome 1, ASM3070453v1 DNA segment aaaaatttgaacttcaaaCTCTAGACCTCCAAACCTTTAGCCTTACGTTCTCCAATTCTTTGATTTTCAGTTAATATAGTTTGATAAAGAGAAAAACCTAATTTATACTtagaatttttaattgtaaaatgactattttacctttaatgagtttaattaattaattaattaatttttaatttactattttgcccctaaagtttattttggggtgttacacTTAATGTATTtgttcaaacttattttattttagattttttttaaaaaaattaaattaaaaacttttctaTAAAATTTAGACAATCTTGTACCAAGTGATCTTTAAGGATACCTTACATAaaagttaatattattttttattttaaaaatataaattgtgtccaaataaatacttatttttctatttcttaaataatttgacaatatataagtttttagctattttaattatattatttttattggtaaaccaaataaataattaatttaatatatttatatttatttaaaataaaaattatattgcatcCTAATATTAAACCTTTAGTTTAATAAAGCATACATACGAACTCATAGGGACCCGAATTGCCTTATGACCTATATTAGGTTCGAGAATTCTCACTCCGACCCCAAGTTGAGTTTGATTAGGGTTTGATATAACAATAGATAACGTCTTCTAACCTGCTCAATCAACACAAGTTACAcccttataaatattaaattaagtaataattaGCATAAGGTTTAAATTAGTCTTAATTGAGAGGTGAAATTGAACTTTGATTTGGGCTGAGCCCAAAATTTTCACCAGCAACTTGTAACACAAAATTTTTTGGATGGACTGGTCTTGGGCCCACCCAATCTAGACTGGGTTTGAGTCCCATCAAACCATGAACCGGTCCGGCccaaaaaagaatataaagattttttttctcctaacaTATGTGAAGACTTGCACAAATCATATGACTAATTATTGTTACAACAAATACCACCCATactaaaataacttaattatatatacttaaaaaatgaaaataaaaaaccaaaaaccataGGAGGTATATAGGTTtatatgaaaactatttttttacaacaaaaacATATAAAGCATTTTTGACAACAAAaagattgttttttgttttctatttttaaaaatagaaaacaaggtGTTTTCATAAAgcatgttttagttttttatattgttttcacttattttttatgattattttaaaaaataagtacgCAAACTcctaaaaagattaaaaataaaacattatatatgaaatattatttttaaaaatattttaagtttttaaacaaacttttattatataaaaatcaaaaaataactttaaaaaactatttttttaattattttaaaaaacaatgacCAAATAAGGCCATAACTTTAGTtcaatttgatttattattagttttttttaataaaaaattattgttcgAATTTATAtttggaaaactaaaattattaaaaaatatttattctgaTTGACATTTGGAGAATTTTGTTGGtttatttgggtttttttaCACATTTGGAAAGTATTTGAACAGAATGATCAACCATAAATCTTATACTTCCTAATATGATTAATCTAAATCttaacaaatttatatttaatattaatatactataactatttttatatttaattctaaatataatatTCAATCACACAATAATCGCATTTacctttttgtccttttttaCTAAACAATGAAGTTGTTATCCTATGTCTATGATGTGTACATCTCACCTCACATCGTTGCGTATACTCCACCATATTGACCTCATGAAAGacaaaataaattgtaatttttatttataattaaaatggataaattatttttttataaattaaatattattatttttgtttcttcgatgaatttttaaatgctttatttattattttataccaTTAATCACCAACAACTAGAAAGCCGTATTGAGTTGTCTAAATGTCGCTGATCAAAATTTTATGGCTTGATAATTTCATTTCTTGTCACAGTGAACAAATATGATAATAGAAGTATAGAACTTATCCAAAATATCGTACCATTCCAAAAACAATCAGCTCAACGAACGCAGCCCCGCCAAAACAAATAGAAGCATCGTCTCACGCCATTGAACAAAGCTCAGCATCTCTCTCTACGTCTTCAATGGaatcttctttcttctctcacATGAGAGCTGCTGCGAACTCATTCTTATCCGAGTACGAGCCTCTGAATCTGCTTCTCGCTCCTCTTCTCGCTCTCCTCATCGCTCGCATACTTCAATGCTTCGTTGGCGTCGTCAATGAGAAAGGACTCAAGGCCACGATTCTAGGGTTTCTCATCACCTCCGTCAAGTAAATCTTCGTctattgttggttttttttttttcttcattagaaataaaaaataattagtgtGTTTTTTATCTGATTTTCATTCGCCGATTTGTGAAGAGCAGGTTGGTTCCTGGTGTGAAGAGGTACATCGATGCCGAGAAGCAAAAGGTCAGAGAgatttgattttcttgttttttgtttttgtgtttttgcttCGTGAAGCGGAGAAGGTGTTTTCTGGCAACAGGATAATTCGAGATCGAATCGAAAGAGAGCAATtgatgtccttttttttttctttgagaaaatgaaaaaaataaaaaataaaattgcggTCACTGTACAGTTAAGGTGGCATTAAATGCCTtgtatttatgaattttgaagGCTTGAAGCGATTGGAGTTGCGAGTCTTGGTGGGGCTCTAGTAGTTCCTTTGTCATGTTTCACCATTTTCATGTGCAATtcgttattttttgtttgattggtAAGCTGTGAATGCATTTACATGCTTTTGACCGACTAGATTTAATGACGGTAGTTGGTTGTGTCTTTTCTTTTACAAGCAGTTAGCCCCATATAGGTGGcctcttcctttttctcccATGCTTTTATTGAACCAGGCATCGAGCAAAGTCTTGTACTTAGTACTTACGATACCAAGTAAATAAATGGGTTCAGGCTTGCAGCTTTTGgggaatttaatatattttcgtCCAGCACTGCATAGTAATTGTTGGTCTGATTTTGAAAATGCAGAATAATCACCTAAATAGATGTGTACAAGGTCATTTTTGGGTAGGCACTGCAGGGTAATTGAATTAGACTGAGATGTTCTACATTGCATGTTAGTCAATGATGATGGTCTGATATTGAGAGATTAGTATGATCTCTGGAGTAAAACATGAATGGGGTCATTTTTGGAGAACCTGGAATGTTCTAAACTTAGATGACTTTTTGAGAGGAATGCAAACAACTATGGATGCTATGATATTCAGGGGGCCTACAATGGGAGGTTCAATTTATTAActtgaattgaattttcatCAAAGAGATGTTCTCATCAGACACCTGATATGTTGGGTGTGTTCCACTCACTGCAAGAAAGCCCGTACCCAATTTTAGGAGGCTCCTCATCAAACTATTACATTGCTCAGATCTACATGCTAGTCATTAACCATGATTTGTCTCAGGGTCATCAGTCCTGGGCAAAAGCAGTATTATTCCTCTGAAATCATGTTCACAGTGACCTACAGCATGTTGGCCATTGTTAATATATTTAGTGtcttttgaaataaatgaaCACTGGCACAACTGCATATTACTTTATAGATGTTCCAATGGAGCTATGACCGTTGGACCACTAATATGGATGTTTACTATGGCTTTTCTTGTGAACCTCATATTCCAAAACATTTAATGGATCCAAGTATTTGGAACTTGAAAGCAACAATTCTAGTTGGCAAGAAAACTACTTCTGATGCCTACATGGTATGGGTCCCTTCCTGCTGAAATCTTATTACTGATGAAACTAACAATTCCATTACTTTTGTGGGTGTGTTGATTCCTTGAATGTGCAGGTTGTTGATAAGTTGCAATCTGGTAGTAAATCTAAAAGAGATGGTTGGAGTACAGAGTTGCCAAGGACAGGATTGGGAGAAGGAGTCatagagaaaatgaaagaagagaaaagaaatgatGTGGTTTGGCAAGGCAAATGCTCCGGTACAGTGTATGTTTGTGATTATCAGAACAAGAACTATATGTTTGTGTCCATAGAAAAACATTGAACAGTTGGTTCTATTTTTGGTTATGCTTGAGTACAAATTTTATGTTGATAAGTTAATGGTTTTGTGCAGTTACATTGGAGGAAGTGAATCAGAAGGacatttttctttgataaatgAGGCGTATTCCATGTCAGTGAGATATGCACTTCTTTGACTTGTATTTTGTACTGCAGAGCAGatcctaatttaaataaaaattgcatttgTTGATTCAAACTTTGATGATTATGATTTAGGAGTATtgagtaaaataatttatttaaaaaaaaaaattcactttgTTGGTATCCACATCAcaaaaccgtagttggtaactacagttttgaatcttttttaaaatagtcaaaaTTGTAGTTACCAACTACGACTTTAAATTTAAGCTTAAAACTAAAGTTGGTGACTATggttttaaagataaatttaaaacCGTAGTCACTAACTAtagttttatgtttaaaaaaaattcaaaatcatagTTACTAACTACATTTTGTGacgcaaaaaaagaaaaaagaaaataaaaatctcagGCCACATGGATGCCTAGAtgattgagatgcactagtttgaGAATTAATTTGGTAGGAGATTTactttctgaatttttttagaCATTATTTTTGCTCAAAACTCTATGATTTAGGTAATGCAAAAACCAAAGGTTCCAGTGACCAGTGCAGAAGTAACCTTTTACTTTTGTACTTAAATGCTTCTAGCCAAATACTGGCAACTGTTGAGATGGCTTTATAAACATGGAAACACTAAATTCCTATTAAATTGAGTACCACTCAGAAAGAGAATTATAATAATGCATTTGCTTATGACtcgaaaaattatatttttcttgttcaCAAGGTCACAATTTTCTTTGTCCTGCCACTGATATTTCATTTACTAATCGACTGCCACTCATACCAGTGTATGTCaatttaaatatcatattttgtaCTCTTACTATGTCTTCATATCATCCCTACTTTTGAAGTCTAGAAGAAATCATCCTGAATTGCTCTATTTCTTGGGTGTGTGTCCATGTGGAAGTGGTCTCTTATTAGCTCAAGGGCATAGTGGATATTTTCTCATAACTAGCACAAGGTGTTCTCTCTTGATTGATGCAAGAGAACAGTGGACGTATTTTTGACTAAATATGTAAATTTCAAGAACACCGTACACAAGCACCAGTTCTGATGTTTAACACACACAATTTCCAGTATTccatgaaattccaaaaatatttttcctccttgcttttATTTCCAGCCATTTTGAAACTTTAACATCTTCCTGTTAAAAATTCTAGTAGAATAGTGTATAAATTGACACActgaaatatttcaatttataattaaagttGGAATTTGATACCTTTATGAACATGATTTCTACAACAAAATGGTTCATGGTGCTTTTCCTATCTAGGTTATCCTCACAGGGTAGGTTTCACCGTTGCAATAAGCTTTACCATGGTGTCTTTAACTAGTTTAGTAGCTTCAGTTTATCTTCATTTTTGCACCTATCATCATGcctttaaattgattttcagGTTTGCACATACGAACCCATTGCATATGGATGTATTCCAAAGTGTAGTTCGATTTGAGGTGGAAGTTGTGGCCATGACGGCTGCATTACTTGGCAGTAAAGAAAAGGCTTCTGGGGGACAGATTTGTGGAAACATGACTTCTGGAGGAACTGAAAGTATATTATTAGCTGTGAAAACATCACGTGACTATATGAAAGCAAAGAGGGGAATCACAAGGCCAGAAATGTATGTACATTCCTGTCTttgatgtttattttcttctaatCTATTTTTGATCTGAGAATTATTTATGgaaataattttcttccaaGCTTAGGATAATACCTGAATCTGCACACTCGGCATATGACAAGGCGGCACAATATTTTAACATCAAACTTTTGCGTGTTCCTGTAAATAAAGAATTTCAAGCAGATGTCAAAGGGATTAGACGGCATATTAACAAAAACACCATTTTGGTATATATATCTAAACCTTACtctgtaaattttattttctttgtgatGATTTCTTTCACAATATGTGGAGGAGCATTTTAACATTgtttatagttaaaaaaaaaaattaaataaaaaaataagacaatGAATGGTGTACCTCTCTTGCTTTATCtctttttttatggttttgtttttctctgTTATGTTTGGGATGATTTTCCCAATGGAATATTTATATGTACGAGTTTATGTAAATTTTTCTGATATGCAGATAGTTGGCTCTGCACCTGGGTTCCCACATGGCATCATCGACCCTATTGAGGTATGTGAAATTGACTTGTTTATTCTGAATCTCTTGGATTTATTTTAGAGAACTCAGCAATTGCTTTTGTAGGAGCTTGGTGAATTGGCTTCTAGTTTTGGAATTTGTTTTCATGTTGATCTTTGTCTTGGAGGCTTTGTATTGCCTTTCGCTCGTAAACTTGGGTATGGCTGTCTGGATTTCCTTTGACTGATCAATTTAAATTAAGATCACAAAGTCATATTTATTACGGGGTCTGTTTTTTCTGAAAAGGTTGAGTTTTCCTCAAACCTTGTCTCAACTTTACAAAGCAATTACTGGTTTTCTTCAGTTTAGTCAATCAGTTATTTGGTTGTTAATCtctaaccttttcttttcaggTACCCAATTCCACCTTTCGATTTTTCTGTGGAAGGAGTGACCTCAATATCAGTCGATGTGCACAAATATGGGCTGGCTCCCAAAGGAACAAGTGTAGTTTTATATAGAAATCATGACATCAGAAAGGTAGTCTCTGTTTCCCCTTTTCTTGCTCCAGTTTTTAGAAACGAGTATTATCTAATCTGTTATAGTTGGTAGGTGTGAGGGCTGTCAGCCACCAGGCTGCTGTTCAGATTTGTGTGCAGGTTTTGAATAATTGTTTCAGTCAGAAGTAGGATTCATTTgagttgttttattttctttttcttctggtTATCTCAAAGGAAGATCTTCCATGGTGATATTGGCATCTATTTTGAAGAAATCCCAggacatttttttaatcatgctTCTATAAACACCTTTTAGTGGTTGCCTGTGGCTTGTGAGACAAGGACACTATCATTTCATGGGaatcattaaaaatatctaatttGAAAAAGTTTGCATGATCCATGTGGTTTCTCTAGCATGGGATCAAGTTCTGTCCCTTGACACAATGAATTAAGTTGAGGCCCATAATGCATGTTCATCTTTACAATAATTATGCAACTATTCAACTATGATGTCTCAATTCCATGATCAAATTATGTTCTTCAAAACATTGTATTAAGTTGCGTGTTGCCTTGTTCTATTGGGTAACTATATGTATGCAAGATGTGTAGCATTTGAGAACTCGGTTTTCTACTCTATTATTGGAATTTGGATTGCAGGTAAATAGATAAGAACAGAGTGTTAACATCCATATTTGAGATAAACTATGTCGCTTGAATTCTCATAGACTCATACATCGACTAGCATGGTTATACTAttttgctttgatttttttctgatATGCCTTTCTGTAATTGCATCTTTACTGGTGGGATACCATCTATATGCTGTGTATTGGCTTTTGGCTTCGCCTCTCCAATAGCATCAATTTGTTGCTGGTAAGTTTACTTTCCATGTTAATGATGGAATTGAATAATCAATTTCTGCTGCCTATGTCCTCATAtatccttttgtttttgttgtataTTTATGGTGCAGTTACTGAATGGTCGGGTGGGCTTTACGTTTCTCCAACCATAGCTGGAAGCAGGCCTGGTGCTTTGATTGCTGGGGCTTGGGCAGCAATGATTTCTTTAGGACAAGAAGGTGCCAAATTACGTTTTATTCCCAAATCTTGGTTCTGTCAATTGTTTGTTCCTCTTAATTGCTACACCTTGtggacttatttatttatttattccattTCATTTTGTAGGATATTTGAATAACACAAGAGAGACCATGGAAGTATCAAAAAAATTACAGAGAGGGTATGtgggtttattttatttattaaagaaaaaaaaatttgtttttttctcaaatttgggACATCACTAATTAATGGTCTTCTAACATGCAGAATAAAGGATATTCCCGAGTTATTTGTCATTGGAAGGCCAGACATGACAATTG contains these protein-coding regions:
- the LOC100259208 gene encoding sphingosine-1-phosphate lyase, yielding MESSFFSHMRAAANSFLSEYEPLNLLLAPLLALLIARILQCFVGVVNEKGLKATILGFLITSVKLVPGVKRYIDAEKQKVVDKLQSGSKSKRDGWSTELPRTGLGEGVIEKMKEEKRNDVVWQGKCSGTVYIGGSESEGHFSLINEAYSMFAHTNPLHMDVFQSVVRFEVEVVAMTAALLGSKEKASGGQICGNMTSGGTESILLAVKTSRDYMKAKRGITRPEMIIPESAHSAYDKAAQYFNIKLLRVPVNKEFQADVKGIRRHINKNTILIVGSAPGFPHGIIDPIEELGELASSFGICFHVDLCLGGFVLPFARKLGYPIPPFDFSVEGVTSISVDVHKYGLAPKGTSVVLYRNHDIRKHQFVAVTEWSGGLYVSPTIAGSRPGALIAGAWAAMISLGQEGYLNNTRETMEVSKKLQRGIKDIPELFVIGRPDMTIVAFGSNVVDIFEVNDILSSKGWHLNALQRPNSIHICLTLQHVTILEDFLKDLKESVQTVKQNPGPINGGLAPIYGAAGKMPDRGMVGELLVNFMDSTC